From one Pseudomonadota bacterium genomic stretch:
- the flhB gene encoding flagellar biosynthesis protein FlhB: protein MSGEDSDKTEEPTEHKLQEARKKGQVFKSQEIVSTCMLLATAGVLMTAGGWMFGEVINFTRARWTNIIENSDFAGRDLKLDFAWWTFAFLKILGPLLALAFVMAVIANVAQIQFLFSTESIQPKLSKINPIEGFKRIFSAKSLMELAKQLAKLGLIGWIVYKVVRESLPSLVNLIEQDIGYTVTTTRSICIEIIKKVIVGSIVIAAVDYIFQKKQYMKQMKMSMQELKDEYKDTEGNPQVKGKLRQLMRQASQGRMMEGTAGANAVVTNPTHLAVALRYEQGLDGAPKVVAKGENLIAAQIKVIAEDNDVPVLENVELARALFSACEVGQEIPPDLYKGVAEVLAYVFKLKRKRQMRRKRAAQSTGAKR from the coding sequence TGCATGCTGCTTGCCACCGCAGGCGTGCTCATGACGGCCGGCGGCTGGATGTTCGGTGAGGTCATCAACTTCACGCGGGCTCGCTGGACGAACATCATTGAGAACAGCGATTTCGCTGGGCGAGACCTGAAGCTCGATTTCGCGTGGTGGACGTTTGCCTTCCTCAAGATCCTGGGGCCGCTCCTCGCTCTCGCCTTCGTCATGGCGGTGATCGCAAATGTGGCGCAGATCCAGTTCCTGTTCTCAACAGAGTCGATTCAGCCAAAGCTCTCGAAGATCAACCCCATCGAGGGGTTCAAGCGCATCTTCTCCGCCAAGTCTCTGATGGAGCTGGCCAAGCAGCTGGCCAAGCTCGGCTTGATCGGATGGATTGTCTACAAGGTCGTCAGAGAGTCGCTTCCATCACTCGTAAACCTCATCGAGCAAGACATCGGTTACACGGTCACGACCACGCGCAGCATCTGCATTGAAATCATCAAGAAGGTGATTGTGGGCAGCATCGTCATTGCGGCAGTCGACTACATCTTTCAGAAGAAGCAGTACATGAAGCAGATGAAGATGTCGATGCAAGAGCTCAAGGACGAGTACAAGGACACCGAAGGAAACCCTCAGGTGAAGGGCAAGCTGCGCCAGCTCATGCGCCAGGCGTCACAAGGGCGCATGATGGAGGGCACGGCGGGGGCCAACGCGGTGGTGACCAACCCGACCCACCTGGCCGTTGCGCTGCGGTACGAGCAGGGGCTTGATGGCGCCCCCAAGGTCGTGGCCAAGGGCGAGAACCTCATTGCGGCCCAGATCAAGGTCATCGCCGAGGACAACGACGTGCCGGTGCTCGAGAACGTCGAGCTGGCTCGGGCGCTGTTCTCGGCCTGCGAGGTGGGTCAGGAGATCCCTCCCGACCTCTACAAGGGCGTGGCCGAGGTGCTTGCCTACGTCTTCAAGCTGAAGCGAAAGCGTCAGATGCGTCGCAAGCGCGCGGCGCAGTCCACGGGGGCGAAGCGCTGA